In Gopherus flavomarginatus isolate rGopFla2 chromosome 5, rGopFla2.mat.asm, whole genome shotgun sequence, one DNA window encodes the following:
- the LOC127051494 gene encoding cilia- and flagella-associated protein 251-like — protein sequence MGQQEASPGQELGDRCPSRSTGAGGECSHSLEAPCNTEAECSSSAARVTHCLCLSDAETPMDQSEKDLAPEEKAEEDEDPDTEGEEEEEELETEEEKKQEEQILITEKEEENMTTEEEEVLDTEEKEEEEISIEKDKEEDENLSAEEEEEKKEEENVSAEEEEEEKEEENVSAGEEEEEKDEKNVSAEEEEEEEEKEEEENVSAQEEEEENEEEKDLAMEREEEHLPVEEEKENLATGVEHLATEQEEEEKDLSPEEKEEDLAMEKDQATEEDKEDLVQEEEKEVDLAMEEDKDEQKDMAREEDEKEENLATEKEQEEKDLAIKEDKEEKKEENLATEKEREDLAREEEVEEGEDLAMEMEHVIMEKKADEEKDEEGKAKSSSTSMASSPLPRCIIHSHCQILARGDNEGAGELLGENPRAAQSGVTGTSLGAIDRVFC from the exons AtgggccagcaggaggcatccccagggcaggagctgggggatcGCTGCCCCAGCAGATCAACTGGTGCCGGAGGGGAGTGCAGCCACTCTCTGGAGGCTCCCTGCAATACGGAAGCTGAGTGCTCCTCCAGTGCAG caagagtCACCCACTGCCTTTGTCTCTCTGACGCAGAGACCCCCATGGACCAGTCAGAGAAGGACCTTGCCCCTGAGGAAAAGGCAGAGGAGGATGAAGACCCAGACACagaaggagaggaagaggaggaagagctagagacagaggaggagaagaagcagGAAGAGCAAATCCTGATCACTGaaaaagaggaggag aacatgaccacagaggaggaggaagtcCTGGacacagaggagaaggaggaggaggaaatatcTATAGAAAAGGACAAGGAGGAGGATGAGAAcctgtctgcagaagaggaggaagagaagaaggaggaggaaaacgtgtctgcagaagaggaagaagaggagaaggaggaagagaacGTGTCTGcaggagaggaagaagaggagaaggacgAAAAGAATgtgtctgcagaagaggaagaagaggaagaagagaaggaagaggaagagaatgtgTCTGcacaagaggaagaggaggagaac gaagaagagaaggacctggccATGGAGCGGGAAGAGGAGCACCTGCCtgtggaggaagagaaagagaaccTGGCCACAGGAGTGGAACACCTGGCCAcggagcaggaggaagaggagaaggacctgtCTCCAGAGGAAAAAGAGGAGGACCTGGCCATGGAGAAGGACCAGGCCACAGAGGAGGACAAGGAGGATCTGgttcaggaggaggagaaggaagtggATCTGGCAATGGAGGAGGACAAGGAT GAGCAAAAGGACATGGCCAGAGAGGAAGATGAGAAGGAGGAGAACCTGGCTACGGAGAAGGAGCAGGAGGAAAAGGACCTGGCCATAAAGGAGGACAAGGAGGAAAAGAAGGAGGAGAACCTGGCCacagagaaggagagggaggacctggccagagaggaggaagtggaggagggggaggacctGGCCATGGAAATGGAGCACGTGATTATGGAGAAGAAAGCAGATGAGGAGAAGGATGAGGAGGGCAAAGCCAagtcctcctccacctccatggCTAGTTCCCCCTTGCCCAGATGCATAATCCATTCCCACTGCCAGATTCTTGCCCGCGGTGACAATGAAGGAGCAGGAGAACTCCTTGGGGAGAACCCCCGGGCTGCACAGTCAGGTGTCACGGGGACGTCTCTGGGAGCCATTGATAGAGTGTTCTGTTGA